One Campylobacter concisus DNA segment encodes these proteins:
- the aroQ gene encoding type II 3-dehydroquinate dehydratase — MDKKLKIMVIQGPNINMLGAREPGIYGVMKMEDIHSQMKIVADQNDVEIEFFQSNLEGELVDKIQECLGDADGIIINPAAYTHTSIAIRDALSAVALPVIEVHISNVYRREEFRHKSLIAPVAAGQIVGFGPVGYHLAMIGMLQIFEQIKAVRANQKAQ; from the coding sequence ATGGATAAGAAGCTAAAAATAATGGTTATCCAAGGCCCAAATATCAACATGCTTGGCGCTAGAGAGCCAGGAATTTACGGCGTTATGAAGATGGAGGATATCCACTCTCAAATGAAGATCGTTGCCGATCAAAATGACGTTGAGATAGAGTTTTTTCAAAGCAACCTTGAGGGCGAGCTAGTCGATAAGATCCAAGAGTGCTTGGGCGATGCTGACGGCATCATCATAAACCCAGCCGCTTACACTCACACTTCTATCGCTATCCGTGATGCGTTAAGTGCGGTTGCGCTACCAGTTATCGAGGTGCATATCAGCAACGTTTATAGAAGAGAAGAGTTCCGCCACAAAAGCCTCATCGCACCAGTTGCAGCAGGCCAGATCGTGGGCTTTGGACCAGTTGGCTACCATTTGGCGATGATAGGCATGCTTCAAATTTTTGAGCAAATCAAAGCAGTAAGAGCAAATCAAAAAGCACAATGA
- a CDS encoding aminopeptidase P family protein: MNFILKDENAVFYECGYSCDNEFLLCLDGVKYFFTDARYYFEAKSCVNAGVVVLLAQRNLINEVRAFLRKMKPSSLVFNPDELSLSEFNALSKGFKINFKPKANFSRLKRICKSEDEIKILKKASEFGAKCFDEFAKFVRENGEGMSEKELHFNASLIFRQKNELGLSFDPIVAINENAAKAHALPGDKILKRGDLLLLDAGVKFKRYCSDRTRTACFDENFNFSKEQKFKNAKMQEIYEIVKEAQVAAIKVARAGVRACEIDLAARSVIAKAGYEKAFFHSTGHGVGVDIHELPVISARSETLIKEGMVFSVEPGIYLENEFGVRIEDVVVAREGGCEIL; encoded by the coding sequence ATGAATTTCATCTTAAAGGACGAAAACGCCGTATTTTACGAGTGCGGCTACAGCTGCGACAATGAGTTTTTGCTATGCCTTGATGGCGTGAAATACTTTTTCACGGACGCGAGGTATTATTTTGAGGCAAAAAGCTGCGTAAATGCAGGCGTGGTCGTTCTTTTGGCGCAGAGAAATTTAATAAACGAGGTTAGAGCATTTTTAAGAAAGATGAAGCCAAGCAGCCTCGTTTTTAATCCTGACGAGTTAAGCTTAAGCGAGTTTAATGCGCTTAGCAAGGGATTTAAGATAAATTTCAAGCCAAAGGCAAATTTCTCTAGGCTAAAGAGAATTTGCAAGAGCGAAGATGAGATAAAAATTTTAAAAAAAGCTAGCGAATTTGGAGCGAAATGCTTTGACGAATTTGCTAAATTTGTGCGTGAAAATGGCGAAGGAATGAGCGAAAAAGAGCTTCATTTTAACGCCTCGCTCATCTTTAGGCAAAAAAACGAGCTAGGTCTTAGCTTTGATCCGATCGTAGCGATAAATGAAAATGCCGCAAAGGCGCATGCGCTGCCTGGTGATAAAATTTTAAAAAGGGGTGATTTGCTGCTACTTGACGCTGGGGTTAAATTTAAGCGTTACTGCTCTGATCGCACTAGAACTGCTTGCTTTGATGAAAATTTTAACTTCTCAAAGGAGCAAAAATTTAAAAACGCCAAGATGCAAGAAATTTACGAGATCGTAAAAGAGGCTCAGGTTGCTGCGATAAAGGTCGCTAGAGCTGGCGTTAGGGCGTGCGAGATAGACCTTGCAGCAAGAAGTGTGATAGCAAAGGCTGGATATGAAAAGGCCTTTTTTCACTCGACAGGACACGGCGTGGGTGTGGATATACACGAGCTTCCAGTCATCTCAGCAAGGAGCGAAACGCTCATAAAAGAGGGCATGGTCTTTAGCGTGGAGCCTGGAATTTATCTAGAAAATGAATTTGGCGTGCGTATCGAAGACGTCGTGGTCGCAAGAGAAGGTGGGTGCGAAATTTTATGA
- the folK gene encoding 2-amino-4-hydroxy-6-hydroxymethyldihydropteridine diphosphokinase — protein MRLAGARKIVKSRFCPSFFHKRDEFKYEALVGMGGNIGDSAKRFDKFIRAISEDRRFHVVEVSPILINAAFGYEAQDDFSNAVINLQTSMSPRNLLKILGHYESKFKRVRTFKNAPRTLDLDILYFSKKVYKTPRLIVPHPGASKRLSVIVPLGLMRG, from the coding sequence ATGAGGCTAGCTGGAGCAAGAAAGATCGTAAAAAGCCGTTTTTGCCCTAGTTTTTTTCATAAAAGAGATGAGTTTAAGTATGAGGCGCTAGTTGGCATGGGTGGTAACATCGGCGATAGCGCAAAGAGGTTTGATAAATTTATAAGAGCGATTAGTGAAGATAGGCGTTTTCATGTGGTTGAAGTTTCGCCGATCCTTATAAATGCGGCGTTTGGCTACGAAGCGCAGGATGATTTTAGTAACGCTGTTATAAATTTACAAACATCTATGAGCCCTAGAAATTTGCTAAAAATTTTGGGGCATTATGAGAGTAAATTTAAGCGTGTGAGAACGTTTAAAAATGCGCCACGCACGCTTGATCTGGATATTTTGTATTTTAGTAAAAAAGTCTATAAGACGCCACGCCTTATCGTCCCGCACCCAGGGGCTAGTAAGAGGCTTAGCGTGATCGTGCCACTAGGGCTTATGAGAGGTTAA
- the flhF gene encoding flagellar biosynthesis protein FlhF, giving the protein MATKFHTFTGESTIEALKKAQETCGEKAILVTTKQIQAKTINKKPLYEILVSVEEDEVKQPPKPNVKAINYENAYSKFSKNYEPLKPKFEIKEEPAKFEAKTTSPEPYDPNESVLLNISDVAKEISAIANVDMNEIKEPNTNGMNKKIDDVAKQVSVLSEKIGLITDMIWDEKAPNRNNLSIPPEFATIYKLAKQSGMKEEHLEAIMQTTLENLPVSMKSNPTAVKRYFYSLLRNMLPCRKELNDKKQRIMMLVGPTGVGKTTTLAKLAARFAYGNEKRYKTGIITLDTYRIGAVEQLFQYAKMMKLPILDVIEVEDFQNAIKQLSYCDVILIDTTGNSQYDKEKLERLDKFLKHSGAKIDVNLVLSAGSKVEDLIEIYNGFSFLEIDTLIITKFDETKIFGNVFSLIYETNTPVSYFSVGQEVPDDLVEAKSEFLVECVFDGFTKQKASDE; this is encoded by the coding sequence ATGGCTACAAAATTTCATACTTTTACAGGCGAGAGCACTATCGAAGCTTTGAAAAAGGCTCAAGAAACGTGCGGCGAGAAGGCCATACTCGTTACCACAAAGCAAATTCAAGCCAAAACGATAAACAAAAAGCCGCTTTATGAAATTTTAGTAAGCGTTGAAGAGGACGAGGTAAAACAGCCGCCAAAGCCAAATGTAAAAGCAATAAATTATGAAAATGCCTACTCTAAATTTAGCAAAAACTACGAGCCACTAAAGCCAAAATTTGAGATAAAAGAGGAGCCTGCTAAATTTGAAGCAAAGACGACGTCGCCTGAGCCTTACGATCCAAATGAGAGCGTGCTTTTAAATATCTCAGACGTCGCAAAAGAGATAAGCGCGATCGCAAATGTCGATATGAACGAGATCAAAGAGCCAAATACAAATGGCATGAATAAAAAAATAGATGATGTGGCAAAGCAAGTAAGCGTGCTAAGCGAGAAAATAGGGCTGATAACAGATATGATCTGGGACGAAAAAGCCCCAAATCGCAACAATCTCTCGATCCCGCCAGAGTTTGCTACTATCTACAAGCTCGCAAAACAAAGCGGCATGAAAGAGGAGCATTTAGAGGCGATCATGCAAACTACGCTTGAAAATTTGCCTGTTTCTATGAAAAGCAACCCAACCGCAGTAAAAAGGTACTTTTACTCGCTTTTGAGAAATATGCTACCTTGTAGAAAAGAGCTAAACGATAAAAAACAGCGCATAATGATGCTAGTTGGCCCAACTGGAGTTGGCAAGACGACGACTCTTGCAAAGCTCGCGGCTCGTTTTGCTTACGGCAACGAAAAGCGCTATAAAACGGGCATCATCACGCTTGATACGTACCGTATCGGGGCAGTCGAGCAGCTATTTCAGTACGCTAAGATGATGAAGCTACCGATCCTTGACGTCATAGAGGTCGAGGACTTTCAAAACGCCATAAAGCAGCTTAGCTACTGCGACGTGATACTAATCGACACCACTGGAAATTCGCAGTATGACAAAGAAAAACTTGAAAGACTTGATAAATTTTTAAAGCATAGCGGTGCAAAGATCGATGTAAATTTAGTCCTCTCAGCTGGCTCGAAGGTCGAGGATCTAATAGAAATTTATAATGGATTTTCATTTTTAGAGATCGATACTTTAATAATCACCAAATTTGACGAGACCAAAATTTTTGGCAACGTATTTTCGCTGATATATGAGACAAACACGCCAGTTAGCTACTTTAGCGTGGGTCAAGAGGTACCTGATGATCTTGTAGAGGCAAAGAGCGAATTTTTAGTAGAGTGCGTGTTTGACGGCTTTACAAAGCAAAAGGCTAGCGATGAATAA